Proteins from a genomic interval of Pseudomonas sp. RC10:
- the tkt gene encoding transketolase gives MLMSASATSTERPAPHTDRDQLTINTIRTLAMDAVQKANSGHPGTPMALAPVGYTVWKDFLRYHPEHPDWPNRDRFVLSVGHASMLLYSLLHLAGVVEIDEHGKPSGKPAISLEDIKQFRQMDSKTPGHPEYRMTTGVETTTGPLGQGCANSVGMAMGSRWLGEHFNKPGATLFDYNVYVLCGDGDMMEGVTAEAASLAGHLKLSNLCWIYDNNTISIEGHTELAYSDDPLKRFEGYGWKTLHVKDANDAAALAQAIQTFQQTDDAPTLIVVDSVIGYGSPNKHNTAAAHGEPLGEDEIKLTKKAYGWDENSSFLVPEEARHYLRDALLKRNGSGYDAWKETFARFEKEQPALADELQRMRQGEMPEGWRNTAVSFDTDAKGIATRAAGGKVLNGFAQQIPWLIGGSADLSPSTKTNLTFEGAGSFEAGSYSGRNLHFGIREHAMGSIANGLALSYIRPYTSTFLVFSDYMKPPIRLASIMELPVIFVFTHDSIGVGEDGPTHQPIEHLTQLRATPGLLTLRPGDANETAEAWKVALAQTHRPTCLVLSRQPMPTLDRAKYASAEHVARGAYVLADAVEGKVEVILIATGSEVGMSVEAFETLKAAGIAARVVSMPSWELFEDQDKAYRDEVLPPSVKARVVVEQAGPVGWDRYVGQTGAKIVMNTFGASAPIDKLQAKFGFTAENIAKVAKSQLGK, from the coding sequence ATGTTAATGAGCGCGTCTGCCACCTCCACCGAACGACCTGCACCCCACACCGATCGCGACCAACTGACCATCAACACCATCCGCACTCTGGCCATGGATGCCGTGCAAAAGGCCAACTCTGGCCATCCCGGCACGCCGATGGCACTGGCGCCGGTCGGCTACACGGTGTGGAAAGATTTCCTGCGCTATCACCCGGAACATCCCGACTGGCCCAACCGCGACCGGTTTGTGCTGTCAGTCGGTCACGCCTCGATGCTGCTCTATTCGCTGCTGCACTTGGCGGGCGTGGTTGAAATTGACGAACACGGCAAGCCGTCCGGCAAACCGGCGATCAGCCTGGAAGACATCAAGCAGTTTCGCCAAATGGATTCGAAAACCCCCGGCCACCCTGAATACCGCATGACCACTGGCGTCGAGACCACCACCGGCCCGCTGGGTCAGGGCTGCGCCAACAGCGTGGGCATGGCGATGGGTTCTCGCTGGCTGGGTGAGCATTTCAACAAACCCGGCGCGACGTTGTTCGATTACAACGTCTACGTGCTGTGCGGCGACGGCGACATGATGGAAGGCGTGACCGCAGAAGCAGCGTCGCTGGCCGGTCATTTGAAGCTGTCGAACCTGTGCTGGATTTACGACAACAACACCATCAGCATCGAAGGCCATACCGAACTGGCCTACAGCGACGATCCGCTGAAACGCTTCGAAGGCTACGGCTGGAAGACCCTGCACGTGAAGGACGCCAACGATGCGGCCGCGCTGGCCCAAGCAATCCAGACCTTCCAGCAGACCGATGACGCGCCGACGCTGATCGTAGTCGACAGTGTGATCGGCTACGGCTCGCCGAACAAACACAACACCGCTGCCGCCCACGGCGAACCGCTGGGCGAAGATGAAATCAAGCTGACCAAAAAAGCCTACGGCTGGGACGAAAACAGCAGCTTCCTGGTGCCTGAAGAAGCGCGCCATTACCTGCGCGACGCCCTGCTGAAACGCAACGGCAGCGGCTATGACGCTTGGAAGGAAACCTTCGCCCGCTTCGAGAAAGAGCAGCCTGCACTGGCCGATGAACTCCAACGCATGCGTCAAGGCGAGATGCCCGAAGGCTGGCGCAACACGGCGGTCAGTTTCGATACCGACGCCAAAGGCATCGCGACCCGGGCGGCAGGCGGCAAGGTGCTCAACGGTTTCGCCCAGCAGATTCCCTGGCTGATCGGCGGCTCGGCGGACCTTTCGCCATCGACCAAAACCAACCTCACGTTTGAAGGCGCTGGCAGTTTCGAGGCTGGGAGCTACAGCGGCCGCAACCTTCATTTCGGTATTCGCGAACACGCCATGGGCTCGATTGCCAACGGCCTGGCGCTGTCCTACATCCGCCCGTACACCTCGACATTCCTGGTGTTCAGCGACTACATGAAGCCGCCGATTCGCCTGGCGTCGATCATGGAGCTGCCGGTGATTTTCGTCTTCACCCACGACTCCATCGGTGTCGGCGAAGACGGCCCGACTCACCAACCCATCGAACACCTGACCCAGTTGCGCGCTACCCCCGGCCTGCTGACCCTGCGTCCGGGCGATGCCAATGAAACTGCCGAGGCCTGGAAAGTCGCCTTGGCGCAAACCCATCGACCCACGTGTCTGGTGCTGTCACGCCAACCGATGCCGACGCTGGATCGCGCTAAATACGCCAGTGCCGAGCACGTCGCACGTGGTGCGTATGTGTTGGCTGACGCGGTCGAGGGCAAAGTCGAAGTGATTCTCATCGCCACCGGCAGCGAAGTCGGCATGAGCGTCGAGGCGTTCGAAACACTCAAGGCCGCAGGTATCGCGGCTCGCGTAGTGTCGATGCCGAGCTGGGAGTTGTTCGAGGATCAAGATAAGGCGTATCGCGACGAAGTGCTGCCACCGAGCGTGAAAGCCCGCGTCGTGGTGGAGCAGGCCGGGCCTGTGGGTTGGGATCGGTACGTCGGCCAGACCGGCGCGAAGATCGTGATGAACACGTTCGGGGCCTCGGCGCCGATTGACAAGCTGCAGGCGAAGTTCGGGTTTACGGCTGAGAACATCGCTAAGGTTGCCAAATCCCAACTCGGGAAATGA
- a CDS encoding YeeE/YedE family protein yields the protein MSLPLSAAPERKLGTPLIAFILLVIGALFLQSAVGGKQVLLLIVGAALGLTLYHAAFGFTSAWRVFINERRGAGLRAQMVMLAIAVVLFFPALGAGTLFGTPVTGLVAPAGVSVVFGAFIFGIGMQMGGGCASGTLFTVGGGNARMLVTLLFFIIGSVIATHHADWWFSLPSFPATSIVKTFGVMPALIMSLALFAVIALITVKLEKRRHGELEAAVTSEHVGLRRFLRGPWPLVWGAIALALLNYATLALAGRPWGITSAFALWGAKAASGLGVDVGSWVFWQMPANAKALAAPVWEDITTVMDIGIMLGAAVAAGLAGRFSPSLKIPTRSLIAAVLGGLLLGYGSRLAYGCNIGAYFSGIASGSLHGWLWLIAAFAGNAAGVRIRPFFFEGERRPVVLSGC from the coding sequence ATGAGCCTCCCTCTTTCCGCCGCCCCTGAGCGCAAGCTCGGTACGCCGCTGATCGCTTTCATCCTGTTGGTTATCGGCGCGCTGTTTCTTCAGTCCGCCGTCGGCGGCAAGCAGGTCTTGTTGCTGATCGTCGGCGCCGCGTTGGGCCTGACTCTTTATCACGCGGCCTTCGGTTTCACCTCGGCTTGGCGCGTGTTCATCAACGAGCGACGCGGCGCGGGTCTGCGGGCGCAGATGGTCATGCTGGCGATTGCGGTCGTGTTGTTCTTTCCGGCCTTGGGCGCGGGCACGCTGTTCGGCACGCCGGTCACCGGGCTGGTCGCACCTGCCGGCGTGTCCGTCGTGTTCGGAGCGTTCATTTTCGGTATCGGCATGCAGATGGGCGGTGGTTGCGCGTCCGGTACGCTGTTCACCGTCGGTGGTGGCAATGCGCGGATGCTGGTCACGCTGCTGTTCTTCATCATCGGCTCGGTGATTGCCACCCATCACGCCGACTGGTGGTTCTCACTGCCGTCGTTCCCGGCAACCTCTATCGTCAAAACCTTCGGCGTGATGCCCGCGCTGATCATGAGTCTGGCGCTGTTCGCTGTGATCGCCCTGATCACAGTCAAACTGGAAAAACGCCGTCATGGCGAACTCGAAGCCGCTGTGACGAGTGAGCACGTGGGCCTGCGTCGCTTCCTACGAGGCCCGTGGCCGCTGGTGTGGGGTGCGATTGCGCTGGCGTTGCTCAACTACGCGACCCTCGCGTTGGCGGGGCGTCCTTGGGGCATCACCTCGGCGTTTGCCTTGTGGGGCGCGAAAGCCGCCAGCGGGCTGGGTGTGGACGTCGGCAGTTGGGTGTTCTGGCAGATGCCAGCCAATGCCAAGGCTTTGGCCGCGCCGGTGTGGGAAGACATCACCACCGTCATGGACATCGGCATCATGTTGGGTGCGGCCGTGGCGGCGGGGCTTGCAGGACGTTTCTCGCCAAGCCTGAAGATCCCGACCCGTTCGCTCATTGCGGCCGTGTTGGGCGGTTTGTTGTTGGGGTACGGCTCGCGTTTGGCCTATGGCTGCAACATTGGCGCGTATTTCAGCGGCATCGCTTCGGGCAGCCTGCACGGCTGGCTGTGGCTGATCGCAGCGTTTGCGGGGAATGCGGCGGGCGTACGGATTCGGCCGTTCTTCTTTGAAGGCGAGCGTCGTCCGGTGGTATTGAGCGGGTGTTGA
- a CDS encoding PLP-dependent aminotransferase family protein: protein MPMTPSLTFDFAGIELDRQQGLSRQLYQALRQRILDGRLGSGTRLPASRDLALALSISRNSVMRAYDQLYAEGFIEGRIGDGTYVAQLPDKPVSAKKLSTKVSTGLSPGLSTALSTFLPSEAGDLSSKVIHSASMERLEQHHLKPHLQGLPRAFRVGIPAFDLFPFDVWGKLHAAFWRKPGLHQLGYGDPAGEWRLRELIAVYLRTSRDLQCDAEQIVITSGAQQAIALCAQLLLNDGDGVAIENPGYRAAGHAFAVAGATLRGMPVDEEGMRSPDFQGKACKLAYVTPSHQYPLGVTMSLARRLELLAWAERTQGWIVEDDYDGEYRYSGAPLAPLAALDRHGRVLYVGTFGKVAFPALRLGYLVLPRNLVKPFSQRRAVDMRHSEIGTQAVMAEFIAAGHFQRHIRRMRRAALSRRDALLAGWPEDVRGCSPMPKPVAGLHVSVAVESLARERELVAKADSVGVEIGALSDYWLPDSETPVDKRAGLVLGFAAVPEADIASALERLRGVWRE, encoded by the coding sequence ATGCCAATGACGCCATCGCTAACCTTCGATTTCGCCGGGATTGAGCTGGACCGCCAACAGGGCCTCAGTCGCCAGCTGTATCAGGCGTTGCGCCAGCGAATCCTTGACGGGCGTTTGGGCAGCGGCACGCGCTTACCCGCCAGCCGTGATTTGGCCCTGGCGCTTTCGATTTCCCGCAACAGCGTGATGCGCGCCTACGACCAGTTGTACGCCGAAGGTTTCATCGAAGGGCGAATTGGTGACGGTACTTACGTCGCTCAACTGCCGGACAAACCCGTGTCCGCCAAAAAACTATCCACAAAAGTGTCCACAGGGTTATCACCAGGCTTATCAACAGCTTTATCCACATTTCTGCCAAGTGAGGCTGGTGATTTATCCAGTAAAGTTATCCACAGTGCGTCTATGGAGCGTTTGGAACAGCATCATTTAAAGCCCCATTTGCAGGGTTTGCCGAGGGCGTTTCGGGTCGGCATTCCTGCATTCGATCTGTTCCCGTTCGACGTGTGGGGCAAGCTGCACGCGGCTTTCTGGCGCAAACCGGGGTTGCATCAGTTGGGCTACGGCGACCCGGCAGGGGAGTGGCGGCTGCGCGAGCTGATAGCGGTGTATTTAAGAACATCTCGTGACTTGCAGTGTGACGCTGAGCAAATTGTGATCACCAGTGGCGCGCAGCAGGCAATTGCCCTTTGTGCACAGTTGCTGTTGAACGATGGCGACGGCGTGGCGATTGAAAACCCCGGCTACCGCGCCGCTGGGCATGCGTTCGCCGTGGCGGGCGCGACATTGCGCGGCATGCCGGTGGACGAGGAGGGGATGCGCAGTCCGGATTTTCAGGGCAAAGCCTGCAAACTGGCCTACGTCACGCCGTCTCACCAATACCCGTTGGGCGTGACCATGAGCCTGGCGCGGCGACTGGAGTTGCTCGCCTGGGCCGAGCGCACCCAAGGGTGGATCGTCGAGGACGATTACGATGGCGAGTACCGGTACAGCGGCGCACCGCTCGCGCCCTTGGCTGCACTGGACCGGCATGGGCGGGTGCTTTACGTCGGCACCTTCGGCAAGGTCGCGTTCCCGGCGCTGCGCCTCGGCTATCTGGTGTTGCCGCGCAATCTGGTCAAGCCGTTCAGCCAGCGGCGTGCTGTGGACATGCGGCATTCGGAGATTGGCACTCAGGCGGTCATGGCCGAGTTCATCGCGGCGGGACATTTCCAGCGGCACATTCGGCGCATGCGCCGAGCGGCGTTGAGTCGGCGGGATGCGTTGCTGGCGGGCTGGCCCGAGGATGTTCGGGGCTGCAGTCCCATGCCCAAGCCGGTGGCGGGGTTGCACGTGTCGGTGGCGGTCGAGAGCCTGGCGCGAGAAAGAGAACTGGTGGCCAAGGCCGACAGCGTGGGGGTCGAGATCGGGGCGTTGAGTGATTATTGGCTCCCGGATTCCGAAACCCCTGTGGATAAACGGGCGGGGTTGGTGTTGGGGTTTGCGGCGGTACCCGAGGCAGACATTGCGTCGGCACTTGAGCGGTTGCGGGGTGTTTGGAGAGAGTAG
- a CDS encoding FMN-binding negative transcriptional regulator, with product MYTPSYFKEEDLASLHRQIEGTRLATLISVDETGLHASHVPLLLDPNQGPHGTLFGHLAKANPQWKALTSGEALVIFQGPDAYISPSFYAAKAEHGKVVPTWNYLAVHAYGRAEVFTDPARLLQLVSDLTDKHEAKRAEPWAVSDAPADYVEKMLNAIVGFAIPIERLEGKRKLNQNRSAEDIAGVSKGLAASQDQTDQEIARLMSQGETRV from the coding sequence ATGTACACACCCAGCTATTTCAAAGAAGAGGACCTCGCCAGCCTGCATCGACAGATCGAAGGTACGCGCCTGGCGACCTTGATCAGCGTTGACGAAACAGGCCTGCATGCGAGCCATGTCCCGCTATTACTCGACCCGAACCAAGGGCCACATGGCACACTGTTCGGCCATCTGGCCAAGGCCAACCCGCAGTGGAAAGCCTTGACATCTGGCGAAGCGCTGGTGATTTTCCAGGGTCCAGACGCCTACATCAGCCCGTCTTTTTACGCTGCCAAGGCCGAACACGGAAAAGTGGTGCCGACCTGGAATTACCTCGCCGTGCATGCCTATGGCCGCGCGGAGGTCTTCACCGACCCTGCACGCCTGTTGCAGCTTGTCAGCGACTTGACCGACAAGCACGAGGCCAAGCGCGCCGAGCCTTGGGCAGTGAGCGATGCGCCTGCCGATTACGTCGAGAAAATGCTCAACGCCATCGTCGGGTTCGCCATTCCCATCGAGCGCCTGGAAGGCAAACGCAAGCTCAACCAAAACCGCAGCGCCGAAGACATCGCCGGCGTCAGCAAAGGCCTGGCCGCCAGCCAGGATCAAACCGATCAGGAAATCGCTCGTTTGATGAGCCAAGGAGAAACCCGTGTCTGA
- a CDS encoding GNAT family N-acetyltransferase: MSDVQIRPVTADDHAAWLPLWKAYLTFYKTELPDAVTESTWKRFLDSNEPTNAALAWQDGKAVGMVHFIYHRSNWSINWSCYLQDLLVTPDQRGTGVGRQLIEHVYATAKKDGADKVHWLTHETNTTAIQLYERIAERPGFIQFRKPL; this comes from the coding sequence GTGTCTGACGTACAGATCCGCCCTGTTACCGCCGACGACCACGCTGCCTGGCTGCCGCTGTGGAAAGCCTACCTGACCTTCTACAAGACGGAATTGCCGGACGCGGTCACCGAAAGCACCTGGAAACGCTTTCTCGACAGCAATGAGCCGACCAATGCTGCCCTCGCCTGGCAGGACGGCAAGGCGGTGGGCATGGTGCACTTCATCTACCATCGCTCCAACTGGAGCATCAATTGGTCGTGCTACCTGCAAGACTTGCTCGTCACCCCGGACCAACGCGGCACCGGCGTCGGGCGCCAGCTGATCGAACATGTGTACGCGACAGCCAAGAAAGACGGCGCTGACAAGGTTCACTGGCTGACCCACGAGACCAACACGACCGCGATCCAGCTGTACGAACGCATCGCCGAACGCCCTGGCTTCATTCAATTCCGTAAACCACTTTGA
- a CDS encoding GNAT family protein — protein sequence MSNLEHWQPAQLPDARTLNGRFIRLEKLDATRHADGLWTALEGPGADPKLWDYLAIGPFTERAVFNDYLAGLQNSTDPWFYTVIDQQTGAIDGFLSLMSIVPSAGRIEIGHVTFGASMQRTPKSTEAVYLLAKESFALGNRRLEWKCNGDNARSKRAAERFGFSFEGTFRQHMIVKGQNRNTAWFSIIDSEWPELEKAFLAWLAVDNFKDGEQIKTLADLRHA from the coding sequence ATGTCGAACCTCGAACATTGGCAACCGGCCCAACTGCCGGACGCGCGCACCCTGAATGGTCGCTTCATCCGTCTGGAAAAACTCGATGCCACACGTCACGCGGACGGCCTGTGGACAGCACTGGAAGGCCCCGGTGCGGACCCGAAACTATGGGACTACCTGGCCATCGGTCCGTTTACCGAACGCGCGGTTTTCAATGACTACCTGGCCGGGCTGCAAAACTCGACCGATCCCTGGTTCTACACCGTGATCGATCAGCAAACGGGCGCCATCGACGGGTTTCTCAGCTTGATGTCGATCGTGCCGAGTGCGGGCCGAATCGAAATCGGCCACGTGACGTTTGGCGCGTCTATGCAACGCACGCCGAAAAGCACTGAAGCGGTTTATTTGCTGGCGAAAGAATCGTTTGCGCTTGGCAACCGCCGTCTGGAGTGGAAATGCAACGGCGACAACGCCCGCTCCAAGCGCGCGGCAGAGCGCTTTGGCTTTAGCTTCGAAGGCACGTTCCGCCAGCACATGATCGTCAAAGGCCAGAACCGCAACACCGCGTGGTTCTCGATCATCGACAGCGAATGGCCCGAGTTGGAAAAGGCGTTCTTGGCATGGCTGGCTGTGGATAACTTCAAGGATGGCGAGCAAATCAAGACGTTGGCGGATTTGCGCCACGCATGA
- the oadA gene encoding sodium-extruding oxaloacetate decarboxylase subunit alpha, translated as MTKKIFVTDTILRDAHQSLLATRMRTEDMLPICEKLDKVGYWSLEVWGGATFDACVRFLKEDPWERLRQLRAALPNTRLQMLLRGQNLLGYRHYSDDVVKAFVAKAAVNGIDVFRIFDAMNDVRNLRVAIEAVKAAGKHAQGTIAYTVSPVHTVEAFVAQAKQMEAMGCDSVAIKDMAGLLTPFAAGELVKALKAEQSLPVFIHSHDTAGLAAMCQLKAVENGADHIDTAISSFAWGTSHPGTESMVAALKGSEFDTGLDLELLQEIGLYFYAVRKKYHQFESEFTAVDTRVQVNQVPGGMISNLANQLKEQGALNRMGEVLAEIPRVRKDLGYPPLVTPTSQIVGTQAFFNVLAGERYKTITNEVKLYLTGGYGKAPGQVDEKLRRQAIGNEEVIDGRPADLLKPEMTKLRGEIGALAKSEEDVLTYAMFPDIGRKFLEERAAGTLAPEPLLPIPEPGAVARAGGEGVPTEFVIDVHGESYRVDITGVGVKAEGKRHFYLSIDGMPEEVVFEPLNEFVGGGIGKRAQASKPGHVSTTMPGNIVDVLVKEGDTVKAGQAVLITEAMKMETEVQAAVAGKVVAIHVAKGDRVNPGEILVEIE; from the coding sequence ATGACGAAGAAGATCTTTGTAACCGATACGATCCTGCGTGACGCTCACCAGTCGCTGCTGGCGACCCGCATGCGCACCGAAGACATGCTGCCGATCTGCGAGAAGCTCGACAAAGTCGGCTACTGGTCGCTGGAAGTCTGGGGCGGCGCGACGTTTGACGCGTGCGTGCGTTTCCTCAAAGAAGACCCGTGGGAGCGCCTGCGCCAATTGCGTGCGGCCCTGCCGAACACTCGCCTGCAAATGCTGTTGCGCGGCCAGAACCTGCTGGGCTATCGCCATTACAGCGACGACGTGGTCAAAGCCTTCGTCGCCAAGGCTGCCGTCAACGGCATCGACGTGTTCCGCATCTTTGACGCCATGAACGACGTGCGTAACCTGCGTGTGGCCATCGAAGCCGTTAAAGCTGCGGGCAAACACGCCCAAGGCACCATTGCGTACACCGTCAGTCCGGTACACACCGTCGAGGCCTTTGTTGCTCAGGCCAAGCAGATGGAAGCGATGGGCTGCGACTCCGTGGCGATCAAGGACATGGCCGGTCTGCTGACGCCGTTCGCGGCGGGCGAGCTGGTCAAGGCGCTGAAAGCCGAGCAGTCGCTGCCGGTGTTCATCCACTCCCACGACACTGCAGGTCTGGCCGCGATGTGCCAGCTGAAGGCGGTCGAAAACGGCGCCGATCACATCGACACCGCGATCTCCAGTTTTGCGTGGGGCACCAGCCATCCGGGCACCGAGTCGATGGTTGCCGCGCTCAAAGGCAGCGAATTCGACACCGGTCTGGACTTGGAGCTGCTGCAGGAAATCGGCCTGTATTTCTACGCCGTGCGTAAGAAGTATCACCAGTTCGAGAGCGAATTCACCGCTGTCGACACCCGCGTGCAGGTCAACCAAGTGCCAGGCGGCATGATTTCAAACCTCGCCAACCAGCTGAAAGAGCAGGGCGCGCTGAACCGCATGGGCGAAGTGCTGGCTGAGATCCCCCGTGTTCGCAAGGACCTGGGCTACCCACCTTTGGTGACTCCGACCTCGCAGATCGTCGGCACTCAGGCGTTCTTCAACGTGCTGGCGGGTGAGCGTTACAAGACCATCACCAACGAAGTGAAGCTCTACCTCACGGGCGGCTACGGCAAGGCGCCGGGTCAGGTCGACGAGAAGCTGCGTCGTCAGGCAATTGGCAACGAAGAGGTTATCGACGGGCGTCCGGCAGACCTGCTGAAGCCGGAAATGACCAAGCTGCGCGGTGAAATCGGCGCGTTGGCCAAATCTGAAGAAGACGTACTGACGTACGCGATGTTCCCGGACATTGGCCGCAAGTTCCTCGAAGAACGCGCAGCGGGCACCTTGGCGCCGGAGCCACTGCTGCCGATTCCGGAGCCGGGCGCTGTGGCGCGGGCGGGCGGTGAAGGTGTACCGACCGAGTTCGTCATCGACGTTCACGGCGAAAGCTACCGCGTCGACATCACCGGTGTAGGCGTCAAGGCCGAGGGCAAGCGCCACTTCTACCTGTCCATTGATGGCATGCCCGAAGAAGTCGTGTTCGAGCCCCTCAACGAGTTCGTCGGCGGTGGCATTGGCAAGCGCGCCCAGGCCAGCAAACCCGGGCACGTCAGCACCACCATGCCGGGCAACATCGTCGATGTGCTGGTCAAGGAAGGCGACACGGTTAAGGCCGGCCAGGCAGTGCTGATCACCGAAGCGATGAAGATGGAGACCGAGGTTCAGGCAGCCGTCGCAGGCAAGGTCGTGGCGATCCACGTGGCCAAAGGCGACCGCGTGAATCCGGGTGAGATTCTGGTCGAGATCGAATGA
- a CDS encoding acetyl-CoA carboxylase biotin carboxylase subunit: MITKILIANRGEIAVRIVRACAEMGIRSVAIYSDADRHALHVKRADEAYGIGSEPLEGYLNPRKLVNLAVETGCDALHPGYGFLSENADLAEICAERGIKFIGPSAEVIRRMGDKTEARRSMIKAGVPVTPGTEGNVADIAEALTEGDRIGYPVMLKATSGGGGRGIRRCNSREELEQAFPRVISEATKAFGKAEVFLEKCIVNPKHIEAQILGDSFGNVVHLFERDCSIQRRNQKLIEIAPSPQLTPEQRAYIGDLSVRAAKAVGYENAGTVEFLLAEGEVYFMEMNTRVQVEHTITEEITGIDIVREQIRIASGLPLSVKQEDIIHRGFALQFRINAEDPKNNFLPSFGKITRYYAPGGPGVRTDTAIYTGYTIPPYYDSMCLKLIVWALTWEEAMDRGLRALDDMRLQGVKTTAAYYQEILRNPEFRSGQFNTSFVESHPELTNYSIKRKPEELALAIAAAIAAHAGI; encoded by the coding sequence GTGATAACAAAAATCCTGATCGCCAACCGTGGGGAAATTGCTGTCCGGATCGTGCGCGCTTGCGCCGAAATGGGCATCCGTTCCGTGGCGATCTACTCCGACGCGGACCGCCATGCGCTCCACGTAAAGCGGGCGGATGAGGCCTATGGCATTGGTTCCGAACCGCTGGAGGGTTACCTGAACCCGCGCAAGTTGGTGAACCTGGCTGTGGAAACCGGTTGCGACGCGTTGCATCCCGGTTATGGCTTCCTCTCGGAAAACGCCGACTTGGCAGAGATTTGCGCCGAACGCGGAATCAAATTCATCGGCCCTTCCGCCGAAGTGATTCGCCGCATGGGCGACAAAACCGAAGCTCGCCGCAGCATGATCAAGGCCGGCGTGCCGGTCACCCCTGGCACCGAAGGCAACGTTGCCGACATCGCCGAAGCGTTGACCGAAGGCGATCGCATCGGCTACCCGGTGATGCTCAAGGCCACCTCGGGTGGTGGCGGTCGCGGCATTCGTCGTTGCAACAGCCGTGAAGAACTGGAGCAGGCATTCCCTCGGGTCATTTCCGAGGCAACCAAGGCGTTCGGCAAGGCTGAAGTCTTTCTGGAAAAGTGCATCGTCAATCCCAAGCACATCGAGGCGCAGATCCTCGGTGACAGCTTCGGCAACGTCGTGCACCTGTTCGAGCGTGATTGCTCGATCCAGCGTCGCAACCAGAAGCTCATCGAAATTGCCCCAAGCCCTCAATTGACCCCTGAACAGCGCGCCTACATTGGCGACCTGTCGGTGCGCGCCGCCAAGGCCGTGGGTTACGAGAACGCGGGCACTGTGGAGTTCCTGCTCGCCGAGGGCGAGGTGTACTTCATGGAAATGAACACTCGGGTGCAGGTGGAACACACCATCACCGAGGAAATTACCGGCATCGACATCGTGCGCGAGCAGATTCGCATCGCGTCCGGCCTGCCGCTCTCGGTGAAGCAGGAAGACATCATTCACCGGGGTTTCGCGTTGCAGTTCCGCATCAACGCCGAAGACCCGAAAAACAACTTTCTCCCAAGCTTCGGCAAGATCACCCGTTACTACGCGCCGGGTGGCCCTGGCGTGCGGACCGACACGGCGATCTACACCGGCTACACCATTCCGCCGTACTACGACTCGATGTGCCTGAAGCTGATCGTCTGGGCGCTGACTTGGGAAGAAGCGATGGACCGGGGCCTGCGCGCGCTGGACGACATGCGCCTGCAAGGCGTGAAGACCACTGCAGCGTATTACCAGGAAATCCTGCGCAACCCGGAATTCCGTAGCGGCCAGTTCAACACCAGCTTCGTCGAGAGCCACCCTGAACTGACCAACTACTCGATCAAGCGCAAACCCGAAGAGTTGGCCCTGGCCATCGCCGCCGCCATCGCCGCCCACGCAGGCATTTAA
- a CDS encoding LysR family transcriptional regulator — protein sequence MRKSLMRMTLRQLRIFNEVCDLRSYSRAAEEMSLTQPAVSLQIRQLEELIGQPLFEYVGKKLYLTEAAEALQMASRDIFGRLENLDMQLSDMQGSLQGQLKLAIESSAKYFVPHLFAAFKRQYPEVMLNLTVVNRAQVIRRLSDNRDDLVVMSMVPQDMGLEFLPFLNNPIVAVARPDHPLSQRPNLSLKDLEAYTLVVREQGSGTRKACEEYFKEKRIHFEHSLEVSSAEAQRECVVAGLGVALLTRHALSLELATGTLKELPVAELPLYRSWCVVHAREKRLSPVAHAFLAFIRTERAQISELVARFDGHLPKR from the coding sequence ATGCGTAAGTCATTGATGCGTATGACATTGCGTCAGTTGCGAATCTTCAATGAGGTTTGCGATCTTCGGTCCTACAGCCGTGCGGCTGAAGAAATGTCCCTCACGCAACCTGCTGTCAGCTTGCAGATTCGTCAGCTCGAAGAGCTCATCGGCCAGCCGTTGTTCGAGTATGTCGGCAAGAAGCTTTACCTGACCGAAGCTGCCGAAGCGCTTCAAATGGCCAGTCGCGACATCTTCGGGCGCCTTGAAAACCTCGACATGCAGCTGTCCGACATGCAGGGCTCGCTTCAAGGCCAACTGAAGCTGGCCATCGAATCGAGCGCGAAATACTTCGTTCCCCACCTGTTCGCCGCTTTTAAACGTCAATATCCCGAAGTCATGCTCAACCTCACGGTGGTCAATCGGGCGCAGGTGATTCGACGGCTGTCCGACAACCGCGATGATCTGGTGGTGATGTCGATGGTCCCGCAGGACATGGGGCTGGAGTTTCTACCTTTCCTCAATAATCCCATCGTGGCGGTGGCGCGACCGGACCATCCGCTTTCACAACGGCCAAATCTGTCGCTGAAAGATCTGGAAGCCTACACGCTGGTGGTACGCGAGCAGGGGTCAGGAACGCGCAAGGCGTGCGAGGAATATTTCAAGGAGAAGCGCATTCACTTCGAGCATTCGCTGGAGGTGTCTTCGGCGGAAGCTCAACGGGAGTGTGTCGTGGCCGGGCTGGGGGTGGCGCTGCTGACGAGGCATGCGCTGAGTCTGGAACTGGCCACTGGCACGCTCAAGGAGCTGCCCGTGGCCGAACTGCCGCTTTATCGCAGTTGGTGCGTCGTACACGCTCGGGAGAAACGTCTGTCACCAGTGGCGCATGCCTTCCTGGCGTTCATTCGCACCGAGCGTGCACAGATCAGCGAGCTGGTCGCGCGCTTTGACGGGCACCTTCCGAAACGCTAG